The following proteins are co-located in the Amphiprion ocellaris isolate individual 3 ecotype Okinawa chromosome 7, ASM2253959v1, whole genome shotgun sequence genome:
- the LOC111587819 gene encoding scavenger receptor cysteine-rich type 1 protein M130-like: protein MGGTHLCSGRLQVKWNQVWSSVCSDGFDLQDAEVVCRELGCGSPSVFEGELYGEAPEWSTEFLCGGHESGLLHCDHSDRDTCSTGTTITLTCSAPDHVRLVGNSSTCAGELQMKVQGEWRPVVDQDWDRNQNRTSAAAAVCSQLGCGSAVAINVEDFELDRPVWLIKSSCFQSAVSLLDCLVLDDVTEDFLSLQVICSDLLVQPNISVSPSHDEVQQQKVKVLMGSNFSIICSTRPQYPGGSFQLVFTSSSTTFNYVLPTVTHWAVFLFPAAEDLHRGTYTCIYHLNVFSYNFSSTSQSIYLIPSAPLMDLIIRLIVHLLVMVLLVTVTCFYSGKLYV from the exons ATGGGTGGGACTCACCTGTGTTCAGGTAGACTGCAGGTGAAGTGGAACCAGGTGTGGTCCTCAGTGTGTTCAGATggatttgacctgcaggatgctGAGGTGGTCTGCAGGGAGCTCGGCTGTGGTTCTCCTTCAGTGTTTGAGGGGGAACTGTATGGAGAAGCTCCAGAGTGGAGCACAGAGTTCCTGTGTGGAGGCCATGAGTCTGGTTTGCTGCACTGTGACCACTCAGATAGAGACACCTGCTCAACTGGCACCACCATCACACTCACCTGCTCAG CTCCAGACCATGTGAGGCTGGTGGGAAACAGCAGCACCTGTGCAGGTGAGCTGCAGATGAAGGTCCAGGGAGAGTGGAGGCCCGTGGTGGACCAAGACTGGGACCGGAACCAGAACCggacatcagcagcagcagcagtgtgttcTCAGCTCGGATGTGGTTCTGCCGTGGCTATAAATGTAGAGGACTTTGAATTGGACCGGCCCGTGTGGTTGATCAAGTCCTCCTGCTTCCAGTCGGCTGTTTCCCTCCTGGACTGTCTGGTTCTGGACGATGTGACTGAAGACTTCCTGAGTCTGCAGGTGATCTGCTCAG ATCTGCTGGTTCAACCAAACATCTCCGTGTCTCCGTCCCATGATGAAGTCCAGCAGCAGAAGGTTAAGGTCCTCATGGGCTCCAACTTCAGCATCATCTGCTCCACCAGGCCTCAGTATCCAGGAGGTTCCTTCCAGCTCGTCTTCACCTCCTCCAGCACAACGTTCAACTACGTCCTTCCAACTGTCACACATTGGGCCgttttcctgtttcctgctgcagaaGACCTCCACAGAGGGACGTACACCTGTATTTACCACCTCAACGTTTTCTCCTATAACTTCTCCTCCACCAGCCAGTCCATCTATCTCATCCCCTCAG ctCCTCTGATGGATTTGATCATCAGACTTATCGTCCACCTGTTGGTGATGGTTCTTCTCGTCACTGTCACCTGCTTCTACTCTGGAAAACTGTACGTATAA
- the LOC111586451 gene encoding scavenger receptor cysteine-rich type 1 protein M160-like: protein MDLRALMLFLGFCSSVSPAEVRLVGGSSPCSGRLEQQRQSDWEPVRDQNWDWNLTAADQVCRRISCGSVVSLRRTLDQEPPTDVVTKYDFRAEVTLVSSFRVEITCSDSVRLENETHLCSGRLQVKWNQVWSSVCSDGFDLQDAEVVCRELGCGSPSGFEGKLYGEAPEWSTAFLCGGHESGLLHCDHSDRDTCSPGTTITLTCSDPGRVRLVEGSGRCDGTLELRNWGEWKPVEDLNWDLRSVSMVCRELDCGSPVSTRRRETGSIDTWGFEFRSNASSLIKYKTSSGIIELTCSDSVRLENGTHLCSGRLQVKWNQVWSSVCSDGFDLQDAEVVCRELGCGSPSGFEGELYGEAPEWSTEFLCGGHESGLLHCDHSDRDTCSPGTTITLTCSDPDDVRLVGGASRCAGRLEVKHDGVWRAVNILHSDWNMKVAAVICGRLDCGAAVSAVNRPEYSQEDAWWISSSCLQTKLALKDCVTVNCEQIFHSLKVTCSDSVRLMGGTHLCSGRLQVKWNQVWSSVCSDGFDLQDAEVVCRELGCGSPSVFEGELYGEAPEWSTEFLCGGHESGLLHCDHSDRDTCSPGTTITLTCSAPDHVRLVGNSSTCAGELQMKVQGEWRPVVDQDWDRNQNRTSAAAAVCSQLGCGSAVAINVEDFELDRPVWLIKSSCFQSAVSLLDCLVLDDVTEDFLSLQVICSDLLVQPNISVSPSHDEVQQQKVKVLMGSNFSIICSTRPQYPGGSFQLVFTSSSTTFNYVLPTVTHWAVFLFPAAEDLHRGTYTCIYHLNVFSYNFSSTSQSIYLIPSAPLMDLIIRLIVHLLVMVLLPPPCLCGAESTL, encoded by the exons TGAGTCCTGCTGAGGTCCGGCTGGTTGGAGGTTCAAGTCCCTGTTCTGGCAGACTGGAGCAGCAGCGTCAGTCGGACTGGGAACCAGTGAGGGACCAGAACTGGGACTGGAACCTGACAGCAGCAGATCAGGTCTGCAGGAGGATCAGCTGTGGTTCTGTGGTTTCACTCAGGAGAACTCTGGACCAGGAACCTCCAACAGACGTGGTCACCAAATATGACTTCAGAGCTGAAGTAACTCTGGTGTCTTCCTTCAGAGTGGAGATCACCTGCTCAG ACTCTGTGAGGCTGGAGAATGAGACTCACCTGTGTTCAGGTAGACTGCAGGTGAAGTGGAACCAGGTGTGGTCCTCAGTGTGTTCAGATggatttgacctgcaggatgctGAGGTGGTCTGCAGGGAGCTCGGCTGTGGTTCTCCTTCAGGGTTTGAGGGGAAACTCTATGGAGAAGCTCCAGAGTGGAGCACAGCGTTCCTGTGTGGAGGCCATGAGTCTGGTCTGCTGCACTGTGACCACTCAGATAGAGACACCTGCTCACCTGGCACCACCATCACACTCACCTGCTCAG ATCCAGGTAGAGTCCGGTTGGTTGAAGGATCCGGCCGGTGTGACGGCACTCTGGAGCTGAGAAACTGGGGCGAATGGAAACCAGTGGAAGATCTGAATTGGGACCTGAGGTCTGTCAGCATGGTGTGCAGAGAGCTGGACTGTGGATCTCCAGTTTCAACCAGAAGAAGAGAGACGGGTTCAATAGACACCTGGGGATTTGAATTTCGCAGCAACGCCTCATCTCTGATTAAATATAAAACCTCCTCTGGCATCATAGAGCTCACCTGCTCAG ACTCTGTGAGGCTGGAGAACGGGACTCACCTGTGTTCAGGTAGACTGCAGGTGAAGTGGAACCAGGTGTGGTCCTCAGTGTGTTCAGATggatttgacctgcaggatgctGAGGTGGTCTGCAGGGAGCTCGGCTGTGGTTCTCCTTCAGGGTTTGAGGGGGAACTGTATGGAGAAGCTCCAGAGTGGAGCACAGAGTTCCTGTGTGGAGGCCATGAGTCTGGTCTGCTGCACTGTGACCACTCAGATAGAGACACCTGCTCACCTGGCACCACCATCACACTCACCTGCTCAG ACCCTGATGATGTTCGGTTGGTGGGAGGAGCTAGCCGTTGTGCTGGTAGACTGGAGGTGAAACATGATGGAGTCTGGAGAGCAGTGAATATCCTACACTCCGACTGGAACATGAAGGTGGCGGCTGTGATCTGTGGACGGCTGGACTGTGGCGCTGCAGTCTCAGCAGTAAACAGACCAGAATATTCCCAGGAAGATGCTTGGTGGATCAGTTCCTCCTGCCTTCAGACCAAACTTGCACTGAAGGACTGTGTGACAGTGAATTGTGAACAAATCTTTCACAGCTTGAAAGTCACCTGCTCAG ACTCTGTGAGGCTGATGGGTGGGACTCACCTGTGTTCAGGTAGACTGCAGGTGAAGTGGAACCAGGTGTGGTCCTCAGTGTGTTCAGATggatttgacctgcaggatgctGAGGTGGTCTGCAGGGAGCTCGGCTGTGGTTCTCCTTCAGTGTTTGAGGGGGAACTGTATGGAGAAGCTCCAGAGTGGAGCACAGAGTTCCTGTGTGGAGGCCATGAGTCTGGTTTGCTGCACTGTGACCACTCAGATAGAGACACCTGCTCACCTGGCACCACCATCACACTCACCTGCTCAG CTCCAGACCATGTGAGGCTGGTGGGAAACAGCAGCACCTGTGCAGGTGAGCTGCAGATGAAGGTCCAGGGAGAGTGGAGGCCCGTGGTGGACCAAGACTGGGACCGGAACCAGAACCggacatcagcagcagcagcagtgtgttcTCAGCTCGGATGTGGTTCTGCCGTGGCTATAAATGTAGAGGACTTTGAATTGGACCGGCCCGTGTGGTTGATCAAGTCCTCCTGCTTCCAGTCGGCTGTTTCCCTCCTGGACTGTCTGGTTCTGGACGATGTGACTGAAGACTTCCTGAGTCTGCAGGTGATCTGCTCAG ATCTGCTGGTTCAACCAAACATCTCCGTGTCTCCGTCCCATGATGAAGTCCAGCAGCAGAAGGTTAAGGTCCTCATGGGCTCCAACTTCAGCATCATCTGCTCCACCAGGCCTCAGTATCCAGGAGGTTCCTTCCAGCTCGTCTTCACCTCCTCCAGCACAACGTTCAACTACGTCCTTCCAACTGTCACACATTGGGCCgttttcctgtttcctgctgcagaaGACCTCCACAGAGGGACGTACACCTGTATTTACCACCTCAACGTTTTCTCCTATAACTTCTCCTCCACCAGCCAGTCCATCTATCTCATCCCCTCAG ctCCTCTGATGGATTTGATCATCAGACTTATCGTCCACCTGTTGGTGATGGTTCttctgccaccacc GTGTCTTTGTGGAGCAGAATCA ACTCTGTGA